In a single window of the Bos taurus isolate L1 Dominette 01449 registration number 42190680 breed Hereford chromosome 23, ARS-UCD2.0, whole genome shotgun sequence genome:
- the LOC100847319 gene encoding uncharacterized protein: MAITRQTPSKTHLQEARALHAAQISSVLVGSRTQPSSPESCSEGLRLGLFTANQETGCQRRRRREKPAQRQWSKPGGFLQRRALSLRTAFGERSASTMTSPRPLQRAWHAPCCATSSECSRDKGWQAGCRRGSCLPGSALSRPPGLRPAKAHRVDMSSLLQTCLPCWQVERKGLDSFPSHGRAPSPSLERRRTARGLPLLRGSCQGPDPGTEIG, translated from the exons ATGGCAATCACACGGCAGACCCCCAGCAAGACCCACCTTCAGGAAGCCAG GGCCCTGCACGCAGCACAGATTTCATCAGTGCTTGTTGGGTCCCGGACTCAACCCTCCTCACCGGAAAGCTGCTCCGAAGGCCTGAGGCTGGGCTTATTCACTGCCAACCAGGAGACtggctgccaacgcaggagacgcag GGAGAAGCCTGCCCAGCGTCAATGGTCCAAACCCGGGGGGTTTCTGCAGCGTCGGGCCCTCAGCCTCAGGACTGCCTTTGGAG AGCGGAGTGCCTCGACCATGacctctccccgccccctccagAGGGCATGGCACGCCCCTTGCTGCGCGACCTCTTCTGAATGCTCCAGAGACAAAGGCTGGCAAGCCGGGTGCAGGAGGGGGTCCTGTCTGCCAGGTTCAGCCCTCAGCCGGCCCCCAGGCCTCCGTCCTGCCAAG GCTCACCGCGTTGACATGAGCTCACTCCTCCAGACCTGCTTACCTTGCTGGCAGGTGGAGCGTAAGGGCCTGGACAGTTTCCCCTCACACGGCAGGGCCCCCTCCCCGAGCCTGGAAAGACGCAGAACTGCCAGAGGCCTCCCTCTTCTCCGGGGCTCCTGCCAAGGTCCTGACCCGGGCACCGAAATAGGGTAA